A window of Esox lucius isolate fEsoLuc1 chromosome 18, fEsoLuc1.pri, whole genome shotgun sequence contains these coding sequences:
- the LOC105024891 gene encoding transmembrane protein 60: protein MSLAQRVLLTWIFTLVFLIMLVLKLDGKVHWNWFLIFLPVWIFDGILLLMLLVKMAARCKAGYDPRNGSQDLRKRAWYLVSMLLKLGFCLTLCARLEKLTHIKLTFLFIPLWCMLLGAMTELGYNIFPERREA, encoded by the coding sequence ATGTCCCTTGCCCAGAGAGTCCTCCTCACCTGGATTTTTACCCTGGTCTTCCTCATCATGCTTGTCCTGAAACTAGACGGCAAGGTCCACTGGAACTGgttcctcatcttcctccctgTGTGGATCTTCGATGGCATCCTCCTCCTCATGCTGCTGGTCAAGATGGCGGCCAGGTGTAAAGCCGGTTATGACCCCCGTAACGGCTCCCAGGACCTGAGGAAGAGGGCATGGTACCTGGTGTCCATGCTGCTGAAGCTGGGCTTCTGTTTGACGCTGTGTGCCCGGCTGGAGAAGCTCACCCACATCAAGCTCACCTTTCTGTTCATCCCTCTGTGGTGTATGCTGCTGGGAGCAATGACGGAGCTGGGCTATAACATCTTCCCGGAGAGAAGGGAGGCGTGA